A single region of the Hyphomicrobiales bacterium genome encodes:
- a CDS encoding hypothetical protein (Evidence 5 : Unknown function), with protein sequence MARKTDRSISRPLASDWSDFELMTLREACEVFLGGLLEPRSLRTEVRKGTLTLTRVAGKDFVTPSAIKEMLRLCRSDQKDHASMNAPHAATSRGKSPTRASGSSEMDRLRLAQAAARMTSLALKERSLPT encoded by the coding sequence ATGGCACGGAAGACCGATAGGAGCATCAGCCGTCCATTGGCGAGCGACTGGTCTGATTTCGAACTGATGACGTTGCGAGAGGCCTGCGAAGTATTTCTTGGTGGTCTCTTGGAGCCGCGTTCCCTGCGGACAGAGGTTCGAAAGGGCACACTCACACTGACACGCGTGGCGGGGAAGGACTTCGTGACGCCATCCGCGATTAAGGAGATGCTACGGCTATGCCGCAGCGATCAAAAGGACCACGCCTCTATGAACGCCCCCCACGCCGCGACCAGTCGGGGAAAATCACCCACGCGGGCGTCTGGGTCATCAGAGATGGACCGATTACGGTTAGCACAGGCTGCGGCCCGGATGACAAGCTTGGCGCTGAAAGAGCGCTCACTTCCTACCTAG
- a CDS encoding hypothetical protein (Evidence 5 : Unknown function) produces MTPHKIAELQRLREAAVARAGTTREYAIWLEALDKASGDLLTLASRALPAAPDVGEEKITRWSPACEFDGDGCPTAYMFGNNSNGDYVRYEDHLRLRDQAKRGAYADAAAIASDYGHMDGPTAKGIHEAIEALAEKKP; encoded by the coding sequence ATGACACCCCATAAAATTGCGGAGTTGCAGCGCCTGCGTGAGGCGGCGGTAGCTCGCGCTGGCACAACCAGGGAATACGCGATCTGGCTTGAGGCTCTGGACAAGGCTTCAGGCGACCTTCTCACCCTCGCCTCCCGCGCCCTTCCCGCCGCTCCTGATGTGGGGGAGGAGAAGATAACGAGGTGGAGCCCGGCTTGCGAATTCGATGGTGATGGGTGCCCAACAGCCTACATGTTCGGGAATAACTCTAACGGCGATTACGTTCGTTACGAGGACCATCTGCGCCTCCGCGATCAGGCAAAGCGCGGGGCGTATGCGGATGCTGCGGCGATCGCTTCCGACTATGGCCACATGGACGGTCCCACAGCAAAAGGTATTCACGAAGCCATCGAAGCCCTCGCGGAGAAGAAGCCATGA
- a CDS encoding hypothetical protein (Evidence 5 : Unknown function), with product MTNADKERADFEEWRAELLDLIFHYANGAMLNGKTELKRHIARIERQIDAVPCAGREAERAEAVTDADYFASLVDRARAAAAKATVKFPQPNYVTLKIAEEAGEVVRGAVHYAEGRMPWDEVEGEIVQLLAMLIRFVTEGDQINGVTPPALSSLEKG from the coding sequence ATGACCAACGCAGACAAAGAGCGCGCTGATTTTGAGGAGTGGCGCGCCGAGCTGCTTGATCTCATCTTTCACTACGCGAACGGCGCCATGTTGAACGGGAAGACGGAGCTTAAGCGTCATATCGCGCGGATAGAGCGGCAGATTGATGCCGTGCCCTGCGCCGGTCGCGAGGCGGAACGCGCCGAGGCTGTGACGGATGCGGATTACTTCGCATCGCTGGTTGATCGCGCCAGAGCCGCCGCCGCCAAGGCAACCGTGAAATTCCCCCAACCGAACTACGTGACGCTCAAGATTGCCGAGGAAGCAGGCGAAGTCGTGCGCGGCGCGGTCCACTATGCCGAAGGCAGAATGCCGTGGGATGAGGTGGAAGGCGAGATCGTGCAGCTTCTCGCCATGCTAATTCGGTTCGTCACCGAGGGCGATCAGATCAACGGAGTGACACCACCCGCCCTCAGCAGCCTTGAGAAAGGCTGA
- a CDS encoding hypothetical protein (Evidence 5 : Unknown function) — MMRSRLQACFLGCLRESEPYTAPSVALGQRSVLNHGDALAGNIAMLCIARARHSA, encoded by the coding sequence TTGATGAGGTCTCGATTGCAGGCCTGCTTCCTGGGTTGTCTCAGGGAGTCTGAGCCTTATACGGCGCCATCCGTCGCGCTAGGTCAGCGATCCGTTTTGAATCATGGGGATGCGCTCGCCGGGAATATCGCTATGCTCTGCATCGCACGGGCTAGGCATTCTGCCTAG
- a CDS encoding conserved hypothetical protein (Evidence 4 : Unknown function but conserved in other organisms), producing the protein MTAKRRKSIPLIVKLQVALRKLGYTIEEVDFDHFPALALRNWDEATNDTDPPANHPDFIRVLTKGEHKVKTFGPGGEKRITSAGGDIHAIAHERRVTEKEAAFQRRVLARANGEPKPQSKWPKRKMPKRVRRSS; encoded by the coding sequence ATGACCGCCAAGCGCCGCAAATCGATCCCCCTGATCGTCAAGCTACAGGTCGCCCTACGTAAACTTGGATACACCATTGAGGAAGTGGACTTCGATCACTTCCCTGCCCTGGCTCTTCGGAACTGGGACGAGGCAACGAACGACACCGACCCGCCAGCTAATCATCCAGACTTCATCCGCGTCCTGACCAAAGGCGAGCACAAGGTGAAGACCTTCGGGCCGGGCGGCGAAAAGCGGATCACAAGCGCTGGCGGCGATATCCACGCCATCGCTCACGAGCGCCGGGTGACAGAGAAAGAGGCGGCGTTCCAGCGACGCGTTCTTGCCAGGGCCAACGGTGAGCCAAAGCCTCAATCAAAGTGGCCAAAGCGAAAGATGCCGAAACGCGTGCGGAGATCGTCATGA
- the ssb gene encoding Single-stranded DNA-binding protein — translation MAGSANRVILVGNLGRDPEVRRLANGDPVVNLRVATTETWREKSSGERKERTEWHSVVIFNDNLAKIAEQYLRKGSKVYLEGQNQTRKWTDKDGQERYTTEVVLQRFRGELTILDAPRSGGGDEPRERVTDRSAPSGDGFEDSDIPF, via the coding sequence ATGGCCGGCTCAGCTAACCGCGTTATTCTAGTAGGCAACCTCGGACGCGATCCCGAAGTGCGCCGCCTCGCTAACGGCGACCCAGTGGTCAACCTGCGCGTCGCGACGACAGAGACATGGCGCGAAAAAAGTTCGGGCGAGCGGAAGGAAAGGACCGAGTGGCATAGCGTCGTTATTTTCAACGACAACCTCGCGAAGATCGCGGAGCAGTACCTCCGCAAGGGCAGCAAGGTCTACCTGGAAGGCCAGAACCAGACCCGCAAATGGACCGACAAGGATGGGCAGGAGCGCTACACGACGGAGGTTGTCCTCCAGCGCTTCCGTGGCGAGCTAACGATCCTCGACGCGCCTCGGTCTGGCGGTGGAGACGAGCCCCGCGAGCGCGTGACTGACAGGTCCGCACCGTCCGGCGACGGCTTCGAAGATTCAGACATTCCGTTCTAG
- a CDS encoding hypothetical protein (Evidence 5 : Unknown function) gives MAKHTLTAQKAALQVAIRGVPDIAKGQRISPSAADFLRDQLNAIFDTLRWIEDNEKDIREDVLAKRRAA, from the coding sequence ATGGCCAAGCACACCCTCACAGCACAAAAGGCTGCATTGCAGGTCGCCATTCGTGGCGTACCGGATATAGCCAAGGGTCAGAGGATATCACCGTCAGCGGCGGATTTTCTGCGGGACCAGTTGAACGCGATCTTCGACACCTTGAGATGGATCGAGGACAACGAGAAGGACATTCGCGAGGACGTTCTGGCGAAGCGGAGGGCAGCATGA
- a CDS encoding YqaJ viral recombinase family protein: MQIIDCEQGTEAWFRARAGIPTASEFGTVMAKGRGGGDSKTRQTYLYKLAGEIITGEPAISFTNVHMERGKVMEPEARDLYAFMTDAEPVQIGFIRSGQKGCSPDSLIGERGMLEIKTKLPALMVEALLRDEFPPEHKAQCQGALWVAEREWIDICVYWPKMPPLIKRAFRDESYISEMSAAVDAFNDELNTVVERIRSYGSVTREAA, encoded by the coding sequence ATGCAGATTATCGATTGCGAACAGGGAACCGAAGCATGGTTCCGCGCCCGCGCCGGCATCCCGACAGCCTCTGAATTCGGCACTGTCATGGCGAAAGGCCGTGGCGGCGGCGACAGCAAGACCCGCCAGACCTACCTCTACAAGCTCGCCGGGGAAATCATCACCGGCGAACCCGCGATTTCCTTCACGAACGTTCACATGGAACGCGGCAAGGTCATGGAGCCCGAGGCACGAGACCTGTACGCGTTCATGACGGACGCTGAACCGGTCCAGATTGGCTTCATTCGCAGCGGACAAAAAGGCTGCAGCCCGGACAGCTTGATCGGCGAGCGCGGCATGCTGGAGATCAAAACCAAGCTGCCCGCGCTTATGGTCGAGGCGCTGCTTCGCGACGAGTTCCCGCCAGAGCACAAGGCCCAATGCCAGGGCGCTCTATGGGTAGCAGAGCGAGAGTGGATCGATATCTGCGTCTACTGGCCCAAGATGCCGCCGCTGATCAAGCGAGCCTTCCGCGACGAAAGCTACATCTCTGAGATGTCCGCCGCCGTCGATGCATTCAACGATGAACTCAACACCGTAGTCGAGCGCATCCGCTCCTATGGCTCTGTGACAAGGGAGGCCGCTTGA
- a CDS encoding hypothetical protein (Evidence 5 : Unknown function), with product MTEKQFLRWLCFLMCGYISIGALAFFVYVATTTNNYVAFFALSPMFLFPAAWFGWCAYQAWLDKL from the coding sequence ATGACTGAAAAGCAATTTCTGCGCTGGCTGTGCTTCTTGATGTGCGGGTATATATCTATCGGTGCACTGGCGTTCTTTGTTTACGTGGCGACAACGACTAATAACTACGTCGCCTTTTTCGCACTGTCACCCATGTTTTTATTCCCAGCGGCATGGTTTGGGTGGTGCGCCTATCAGGCTTGGTTAGACAAACTGTGA
- a CDS encoding Site-specific integrase, with product MPQRSKGPRLYERPPRRDQSGKITHAGVWVIRDGPITVSTGCGPDDKLGAERALTSYLAKKFSEVKGQPRGPGEAVYIAEVLSLYGSEAAPKKEGDRRILSARIDKLLEWWGDKAVADVRRTTCRDYVAWRTKQRIRHAKTSTRTVSQPTARRELVVLSAAINYWHAEHPLPALPVVWLPEDSKPRHTFLDRGQAAKLLAAALGFYRDKTGTIYRRGKSARANRAHIARFILIGLYTGTRHSAMTSLTWGPSASSGWIDLQRGVMHRRGAEESETKKRRPPVRLQQRLLAHLRRWDRIDSAMRLEGGGGITHVIHHGGVPIASKVRTGWEGVRDDAGLGKEFVPHILRHTCGTWLAQRGVEVWEAAGYLGMTAAMFERVYGHHHPDFQTTASKALSGPGRR from the coding sequence ATGCCGCAGCGATCAAAAGGACCACGCCTCTATGAACGCCCCCCACGCCGCGACCAGTCGGGGAAAATCACCCACGCGGGCGTCTGGGTCATCAGAGATGGACCGATTACGGTTAGCACAGGCTGCGGCCCGGATGACAAGCTTGGCGCTGAAAGAGCGCTCACTTCCTACCTAGCCAAGAAATTTTCTGAGGTTAAGGGGCAACCTCGCGGCCCAGGCGAAGCGGTTTATATTGCGGAGGTATTAAGCCTGTATGGCAGCGAAGCTGCGCCCAAAAAAGAGGGAGACAGGCGAATCCTCTCGGCGCGCATCGACAAGCTCCTGGAATGGTGGGGGGACAAAGCTGTAGCTGATGTGCGGCGGACTACGTGTCGTGACTATGTCGCATGGCGAACGAAGCAGAGGATCCGGCACGCTAAGACCAGCACACGCACCGTGAGCCAGCCAACTGCCCGCCGAGAGTTGGTTGTCCTCTCCGCCGCGATCAACTATTGGCACGCCGAACACCCGCTGCCGGCGCTACCGGTGGTGTGGCTGCCAGAAGACAGCAAGCCTCGCCACACTTTTCTCGACCGCGGTCAAGCTGCGAAACTTCTGGCTGCAGCGCTCGGATTCTATCGGGACAAGACCGGGACGATCTATCGTCGAGGGAAAAGCGCTCGCGCGAACAGGGCCCATATCGCTCGGTTCATCCTGATTGGGCTTTACACAGGAACGCGGCATTCGGCGATGACGTCCCTGACATGGGGGCCGTCCGCAAGCTCAGGCTGGATTGATCTGCAGCGCGGCGTGATGCACCGTCGAGGCGCGGAAGAAAGCGAGACAAAAAAGCGTAGGCCGCCTGTCCGTCTGCAGCAACGGCTGCTTGCGCATCTACGAAGGTGGGACAGGATCGACAGCGCGATGAGGCTGGAGGGCGGAGGCGGGATCACACATGTCATCCACCATGGCGGCGTGCCCATAGCCAGCAAGGTGCGTACCGGATGGGAGGGCGTACGTGATGACGCCGGGCTCGGGAAGGAATTTGTCCCCCATATCCTAAGGCATACATGCGGAACGTGGCTCGCTCAGCGAGGCGTCGAGGTATGGGAGGCCGCAGGGTATCTCGGGATGACAGCTGCCATGTTCGAGCGCGTATACGGTCACCACCATCCAGATTTCCAAACAACCGCCTCCAAGGCTTTGTCGGGTCCAGGAAGAAGGTAA
- a CDS encoding hypothetical protein (Evidence 5 : Unknown function) — MPGRGRRGRRGLCVSNCTPLSVAYERSHVHESIRGEAAYLERGLRAESRAIGGSEHGAGKRRTGAICTQFTA; from the coding sequence GTGCCCGGAAGGGGACGGAGAGGGCGTAGAGGGCTGTGCGTATCAAATTGCACGCCGCTATCTGTCGCCTACGAACGCAGCCACGTTCATGAATCGATCCGCGGTGAAGCAGCTTATCTCGAACGCGGCCTGCGCGCGGAGAGTCGGGCTATAGGCGGATCGGAGCATGGGGCCGGAAAGCGCAGGACAGGTGCAATTTGCACTCAGTTTACTGCCTAA
- a CDS encoding Polyhydroxyalkanoic acid synthase: protein MEDTSDDQALRKAANARKKADAEAEASKAWADHRATQDEVFARTARLRALRKAKENAAAKAAPEKVTATAKRRSKRVSPGT from the coding sequence ATGGAAGACACTTCCGACGATCAGGCGCTGAGGAAAGCCGCAAACGCTCGAAAAAAGGCGGACGCTGAAGCCGAGGCTTCCAAAGCGTGGGCTGATCATCGGGCCACACAAGACGAAGTTTTTGCGAGGACCGCACGTTTGAGGGCGCTGAGGAAGGCGAAGGAAAACGCAGCCGCCAAAGCGGCCCCCGAGAAGGTAACGGCAACCGCAAAGCGTCGCTCCAAGCGGGTATCGCCAGGAACGTAG
- a CDS encoding NinB family protein, with product MSRALVVIRSDPDRRRVANWAAKAPYGCRIEFKEAKRSLPQNDRMWAMLTDVAAQTTHHGIKLSPDDWKLLFLDALKREVRMVPNLDGNGIVSLGRSSSDLSKNEMTDLIELIFALGAKHGVVFRDDVEAA from the coding sequence ATGAGCCGCGCGCTAGTCGTCATCCGCAGCGATCCCGACCGTCGGCGGGTAGCCAATTGGGCGGCGAAGGCCCCATATGGCTGCCGTATCGAGTTCAAAGAAGCCAAGCGCTCCCTGCCACAGAACGACCGCATGTGGGCGATGCTGACGGACGTGGCGGCACAGACAACGCATCACGGCATCAAGCTTTCGCCGGACGACTGGAAACTCCTATTCCTGGACGCCCTTAAGCGTGAGGTGCGGATGGTTCCAAACCTGGACGGAAACGGGATCGTCAGCCTGGGGCGGTCGTCGTCGGATCTGAGTAAGAACGAGATGACGGACCTCATCGAACTGATCTTCGCGCTCGGCGCAAAGCACGGCGTGGTATTCCGTGACGATGTGGAGGCCGCCTGA
- a CDS encoding hypothetical protein (Evidence 5 : Unknown function), with the protein MNNAAHTSSLVVVPPGREVQPGPWRAISHRCLPGAEHGINPRVKLSIRPARLLKIREDALAFFDVSLHFEVSAPRFRGSQLVL; encoded by the coding sequence GTGAACAACGCCGCACATACCAGCAGCTTGGTCGTGGTGCCTCCAGGTAGGGAAGTTCAACCAGGCCCATGGCGAGCTATCTCGCATCGATGCCTTCCCGGCGCGGAGCACGGCATCAATCCGCGCGTCAAGCTCTCGATCCGCCCCGCTCGCCTTCTCAAGATCCGCGAGGACGCTCTTGCATTCTTCGACGTTTCTCTTCATTTCGAAGTCTCCGCTCCTCGGTTTCGAGGATCACAGCTTGTTCTTTGA
- the cspG gene encoding cold shock protein CspG, with product MTVGTVKFFNIDKGFGFIQPDNGGPDIFVHITALERAGMRTLTEGQKVSFEAVTDPRRGKVAAENLQAV from the coding sequence ATGACCGTCGGCACCGTAAAATTTTTCAACATCGACAAAGGCTTTGGTTTCATTCAGCCGGACAACGGCGGCCCGGATATCTTCGTGCACATCACCGCTCTTGAGCGCGCGGGCATGCGTACGCTCACCGAAGGCCAGAAGGTGAGCTTCGAGGCAGTCACCGACCCTCGCAGGGGCAAGGTTGCAGCGGAAAATCTCCAGGCTGTGTAA
- a CDS encoding hypothetical protein (Evidence 5 : Unknown function) gives MGCHLSLSGAGFVDGRANPAVNYGGNILGNYVAFPLSGSG, from the coding sequence ATGGGGTGTCATCTGTCACTCTCCGGGGCCGGCTTTGTCGATGGTCGCGCGAATCCGGCTGTAAACTATGGCGGAAATATCCTTGGCAATTACGTCGCCTTTCCCCTCTCGGGATCTGGCTGA
- the rpsU gene encoding 30S ribosomal protein S21 1, which translates to MQVLVRENNIDQALRALKRKMQREGIFREMKARRAYEKPSEKRTREKAEAIRRSRKAARKQAQREGLLPAPKKKVMDPRRQARPA; encoded by the coding sequence TTGCAAGTCCTAGTACGCGAGAACAATATCGATCAGGCCCTTCGTGCCCTGAAAAGAAAGATGCAACGCGAGGGTATTTTTCGCGAGATGAAGGCCCGTCGGGCCTATGAGAAGCCTTCAGAGAAGCGAACCCGAGAGAAGGCGGAAGCCATTCGGCGGAGCCGGAAAGCCGCTCGAAAGCAGGCGCAGCGTGAAGGCCTACTGCCGGCGCCGAAGAAAAAAGTAATGGATCCTCGCCGGCAAGCCAGGCCGGCCTAA
- a CDS encoding hypothetical protein (Evidence 5 : Unknown function), which translates to MKRNVEECKSVLADLEKASGADRELDARIDAVLRAGKASMRDSSPWAWLNFPTWRHHDQAAGMCGVVHDDGSFGMVWDSEPFTSSLDATIALVERVLPGHQINLHWYIVHAEASIGSASHPLAQAVAPTPPLALLTALFRALIAQMEKAE; encoded by the coding sequence ATGAAGAGAAACGTCGAAGAATGCAAGAGCGTCCTCGCGGATCTTGAGAAGGCGAGCGGGGCGGATCGAGAGCTTGACGCGCGGATTGATGCCGTGCTCCGCGCCGGGAAGGCATCGATGCGAGATAGCTCGCCATGGGCCTGGTTGAACTTCCCTACCTGGAGGCACCACGACCAAGCTGCTGGTATGTGCGGCGTTGTTCACGACGACGGCAGTTTCGGGATGGTCTGGGATAGCGAGCCCTTCACCTCATCCCTCGACGCAACCATTGCGCTCGTAGAGCGGGTGTTGCCGGGGCACCAGATCAATCTCCACTGGTACATCGTCCACGCCGAGGCGAGCATAGGGTCTGCAAGCCATCCGCTTGCCCAGGCTGTTGCCCCCACCCCACCCCTCGCCCTCCTCACCGCACTGTTCCGGGCTTTGATAGCGCAGATGGAGAAGGCGGAGTGA
- the dppC gene encoding Dipeptide transport system permease protein DppC: MSAITTASPNSLAPAALGASRGFFLHTFRTIWRHRLGRIAVVLLTVLLVCAVSAPWISPYDPTAIDYEALLEPPSAAHWFGTDELGRDILSRIIYGATASLQVMGLSIALALVFGVVIGLTTGYFGGWYDDVVMRIMDGLLAFPMMILALAIVATLGPDLINAVIAIAIVNVPGFARLVRGQVLVLRDAEFVQAAESIGMSNLRVLARHIWPNVQSNVIVYASLKASAALVTESALSFLGLGVQPPTPTWGSMLAMSMQYWDAWWMGVFPGLAIFFTVLALNFLGDALRDALDERLND, translated from the coding sequence ATGAGCGCCATTACCACGGCTTCGCCGAACAGCCTCGCGCCTGCCGCGCTCGGTGCATCCCGCGGCTTCTTCCTCCACACATTCCGCACCATCTGGCGCCATCGCCTGGGCCGCATCGCCGTGGTGCTGCTGACGGTGCTCCTCGTCTGCGCCGTCAGCGCGCCGTGGATCAGCCCCTATGACCCCACCGCGATCGACTACGAAGCCTTGCTGGAGCCGCCCAGCGCGGCGCATTGGTTCGGCACCGACGAGCTCGGCCGCGATATCCTGTCGCGCATCATCTATGGCGCGACGGCCTCGCTCCAGGTCATGGGCCTGTCGATTGCCCTGGCGTTGGTGTTCGGCGTCGTCATCGGCCTCACGACCGGCTATTTCGGCGGCTGGTACGACGACGTCGTCATGCGGATCATGGACGGCCTGCTCGCCTTTCCAATGATGATCCTGGCGCTCGCCATCGTCGCGACCCTCGGTCCGGATCTGATCAACGCGGTCATCGCCATCGCTATCGTCAATGTGCCGGGCTTCGCGCGGCTGGTGCGGGGGCAGGTGCTGGTGCTGCGCGACGCGGAATTCGTTCAGGCAGCGGAATCGATCGGCATGTCGAACCTGCGTGTTCTCGCGCGCCACATCTGGCCGAACGTGCAGAGCAACGTCATCGTCTACGCCTCGCTCAAGGCCTCCGCCGCCCTGGTCACGGAAAGCGCCCTGTCGTTCCTCGGGCTCGGCGTTCAGCCCCCCACCCCGACCTGGGGCTCGATGCTCGCCATGTCGATGCAATATTGGGATGCGTGGTGGATGGGCGTCTTTCCCGGCCTCGCCATCTTCTTCACCGTGCTGGCGCTGAATTTTCTCGGCGATGCCCTGCGCGACGCGCTTGATGAGCGGCTGAACGATTGA
- a CDS encoding ERF family protein — protein sequence MSTAVETYQAPHEIEPRQVQREPAAIIQVIERAALNPNVDIDKMQRLLDMQERILAREAKASFDAAFSQMQPELPIINENGGIKNKDDKVQSTYAKWEDINEAIKPVLAQHGFSLRFRIGQDAGKIVVTGILSHREGHSEETSIHLPIDTSGSKNAVQAVGSTTSYGQRYTAKALLNITSRAKADRDDDGSSAGAPALITDDQAEQIHKLISDTGADINKFLAYFRIESVSDLKARDFDRARGLLIAKRARP from the coding sequence ATGAGCACAGCAGTCGAAACATATCAGGCTCCGCACGAGATTGAGCCTCGGCAGGTTCAGCGCGAGCCAGCCGCAATCATCCAAGTGATCGAGCGTGCCGCGCTCAACCCCAACGTCGATATCGACAAGATGCAGCGCCTCTTGGACATGCAGGAGCGCATCTTGGCTCGCGAGGCGAAGGCCTCATTTGATGCCGCGTTTTCGCAGATGCAGCCGGAATTACCGATCATCAACGAGAATGGGGGGATCAAGAACAAGGACGACAAGGTTCAAAGCACCTATGCCAAGTGGGAGGACATAAACGAGGCGATAAAGCCGGTCCTCGCCCAGCATGGCTTCTCCCTGCGGTTTCGCATCGGGCAGGACGCTGGAAAGATCGTCGTCACCGGGATCCTCAGCCACCGGGAAGGCCATAGCGAGGAAACGAGCATTCATCTGCCGATCGATACCAGCGGGAGCAAGAACGCCGTTCAGGCCGTTGGCTCCACGACGAGCTATGGCCAGCGCTATACAGCGAAGGCTCTCCTAAACATCACGAGCCGCGCGAAGGCAGACCGGGATGATGACGGGTCTTCTGCAGGCGCGCCCGCCCTGATCACCGACGATCAAGCCGAGCAGATCCATAAGCTCATTTCCGATACCGGCGCCGACATCAACAAGTTCCTGGCCTACTTCAGGATTGAGAGCGTGTCGGATCTCAAGGCTCGCGATTTCGACCGCGCTCGTGGGCTCCTCATCGCAAAGAGGGCGCGCCCATAA
- the udh gene encoding Uronate dehydrogenase, giving the protein MTTAAARPREVLITGAAGKIGRVLREGLAGRYRLRLLDRADLGVARSGEALIQADICDHAAIDAAVSGVDAVVHLAGVARIGDWQAILPANIAATYDLLEAARRHGVKRFVYASSHHAVGFYSRDEVIDETALPRPDCGYGLSKAFGEAACRLYHDKFGLGVACLRIGTMSEAPYDRRTLSTWISPRDMLQLAALALEVPDLGYDIFYGVSANARGWWRNDRAEALGYRPRDSADTFAEAILARPDEEEPIARRFQGASFAASEFMER; this is encoded by the coding sequence ATGACTACGGCTGCTGCGCGACCACGCGAGGTGCTCATCACAGGGGCGGCCGGCAAGATCGGGCGCGTGCTGCGCGAGGGCCTGGCCGGACGCTACAGGTTGCGCCTGCTCGACCGCGCCGATCTCGGCGTTGCCCGATCGGGCGAGGCGCTGATCCAGGCCGATATCTGCGACCACGCCGCCATCGATGCGGCGGTGAGCGGCGTCGACGCCGTTGTGCATCTCGCGGGCGTCGCGCGTATTGGTGACTGGCAGGCGATCCTCCCCGCGAATATCGCCGCGACCTATGACCTTCTGGAAGCGGCCCGCCGGCATGGGGTCAAGCGTTTCGTCTATGCGTCCAGCCACCATGCGGTGGGCTTCTATAGCCGCGACGAGGTCATCGACGAGACGGCTTTGCCGCGGCCCGATTGCGGCTATGGCCTCAGCAAGGCTTTCGGCGAAGCGGCCTGCCGACTCTACCACGACAAGTTCGGGCTCGGTGTCGCCTGTTTGCGTATAGGGACCATGAGCGAGGCTCCCTACGACCGGCGCACCTTGTCCACGTGGATCAGCCCGCGCGACATGCTCCAGCTCGCGGCGCTGGCGCTTGAGGTGCCCGATCTCGGATATGACATCTTCTACGGGGTCTCCGCCAACGCGCGCGGCTGGTGGCGCAATGATCGCGCTGAGGCTCTCGGCTATCGCCCACGGGACAGCGCCGACACTTTTGCCGAGGCTATCCTCGCGCGGCCCGACGAGGAGGAGCCCATCGCACGGCGTTTCCAGGGCGCGAGCTTCGCCGCCAGTGAATTCATGGAGCGCTAG
- a CDS encoding hypothetical protein (Evidence 5 : Unknown function), which yields MICKRCQKNTVKCAGSILAPTSIQCTACGWRPGDDPLKVDAEPQVVSAATDTPANPIQYVAVGAGDILSNQANMSQSQLQQILADIQKRNAGSWGMGGAG from the coding sequence ATGATCTGCAAGCGCTGCCAGAAGAACACTGTGAAGTGTGCCGGAAGCATATTAGCTCCGACAAGCATTCAGTGCACCGCATGCGGGTGGAGGCCGGGGGATGATCCGCTGAAGGTGGATGCCGAGCCGCAAGTTGTATCGGCTGCCACAGACACCCCCGCGAATCCAATCCAGTACGTGGCCGTCGGGGCAGGCGACATACTGTCCAACCAAGCCAACATGTCACAAAGCCAGTTGCAGCAGATCCTTGCGGACATTCAGAAGCGGAATGCAGGGTCCTGGGGAATGGGAGGCGCCGGATGA
- a CDS encoding hypothetical protein (Evidence 5 : Unknown function), whose amino-acid sequence MDAALEPGEDRLDLIRSAIERELKRRERNKKAGDADNQ is encoded by the coding sequence ATGGATGCTGCGCTTGAGCCGGGGGAAGATCGTCTCGATCTGATACGCTCGGCTATTGAGCGAGAGCTGAAACGGCGGGAGAGAAACAAAAAGGCGGGCGACGCCGACAACCAATGA